A portion of the Thermodesulfobacteriota bacterium genome contains these proteins:
- a CDS encoding STAS domain-containing protein: MFRTTEISEDEKTVTIRLDGKLIDAWVSDLEKLCMLYKHEKDKTVVLDFSGVTFIDRNGLKMLEKIMDEKIKIINCSLFIQALLHKFLICNKD, from the coding sequence ATGTTTAGAACCACAGAGATTTCCGAGGATGAAAAAACGGTAACCATTAGGTTAGACGGGAAACTTATTGATGCATGGGTATCAGATTTGGAAAAGCTATGCATGCTTTATAAACATGAAAAAGATAAAACCGTTGTGTTAGATTTCTCGGGCGTGACGTTCATAGATCGTAATGGATTGAAGATGCTTGAAAAGATAATGGATGAAAAAATAAAGATAATTAACTGTTCTTTATTTATTCAAGCACTCTTACATAAATTCCTAATCTGCAATAAGGATTAG